CGGGATGTGATATGAATCAGATCTTCTAGCTCACTAATTTACCGTGCATTAAAACCAAGCTTGCTTAAATTATCTTCTTTCCCTCATTTAGGGATTAACCAATTTCATCACCACACAACTATAACTTGTGATGTTGGTGccccaaaaaaaatattatcgtATTTCCATTCAATTGCTGGGTACAACATGTGGCCGTAGAGACGATGAGAATTCCGTCCCTATGCACAAAGCCTATTAAAATAATAAGGCAATTAAAATGTTGGATCATTTACGTTAAGTGTATGAATTATAGCTTTTGATGAGTTGGCACAAATAATAGGaaacataatttttttctatatCCATTATTCCCGTATCATGGTAACATGCCAGTCAAATATGTAACAAAAGTAATTTATAGTGATATTTGGTGTATGAGCATGTAATATTCCCCATCATGCTAGCAGTATAGATCAAATGTTACATATATTGTTAATTTATTGCTGTTATAGGCTAAAATTAACTTTTTGATCAATGAGTCCGGTACATTTTTTTGAGCGACTTCATGGGTCTTATTGGTAGACCCAAAGATTATTTTTCTTGACAAGGCCACATTCTGGTGTTCCCAAAATTTATTCCTGCCTAAACCAATAATGTCAACAGCTTATGGAAGCATGCACATTTTATTAGCGAGATAAAATACATTAGTAAAAATGCATATACATATGCATATGTATGGAACAAGGGGTAACATCGTttatataaaatttttggattcaACAATAACCTTATTCGTTAGAACTCTAGTGTTCGAAGGATTTTGATGGTAGCGATCGAAACATATTTATACAGTTGAAAAATAATGTTACTATAATAGTTCGTGATGTTGccctctctccatctatccacatTTCAACCAACTGAAAAGTTACCTTCAATCCTTCTATGCCCCTAGTGGAATGGCTCAATTGTCCCATCCAGTGAAATCCAAACTTTCACTTCCGGACTGCCTCAGGAAGTATGTATGTTGTAGTATATATTTACTACAAGTATGGATCCAAAGGTACGATACATAGTATGTACGGTGGCTGTGGAATCTATGGCACAAACAATTACGGAACACATTTGGACACGAATAGGACTTTAGAGTCTCAATCATTACTTTTCTTATTTCCGAGGAGTTACACACGTCGGCATGAAAATGTTATTATAGAAGTACAACTCATATGGAATTTAGAAGATAGTAGAACCAACGATGGGTTGCTGCAAGAAGGCTGCAGGACTCATCAAAGCCAGTTGGTTGActagctgctgttgctgccagaAGGTGATGGGGTGAGCCACAGCAAGTGGGTTGAACAGCTGCTGCGAGAAGGCGGCGGAGTTCGCAACAGCAAGTTGGTTGAATGGAAGCAGTTGCTGCTGCGAGTAGGCAGCGGAGTTCACGGTGGCTAGCTAGTTGAATGGGAGGAACGTCTGTTGCTGCAAGTAGGCGGCGGGGTTCTGCAGGGCTAGCTGGCTAAACGGTGAAAGAACGCGTTGTTGCTGTGCCACGGTGCTCTGTACTGTCAAATGGGCCGAAGATTGCTGCTGCAGTAAGGCAGACTATTGCTGTAGGACAATTGCCTGTGATTGTAGGACGCTAGCTGCAAGTGCATGCTGAAGCCTGTTGGACTGCACAATCGGGTTCTCATATCCGACTGCTACGATAGGTGAGAAGTAATGTGGAATAGTAGCAGCGGAGGCGGCCAGTGAGCACTGGGGAATAATGACCGCGGTGGTAGCGCTCATTGAGGGAGCATGGAGTGCAAGGAGGGCATGTCAAACAACAGCATGGTTGATTCACCTTTAAGCATGTCAAACACCTTGGGATCAAAATATGTGTTCCATGTAATGGTGATCAACttagaataaatttaatagtctaagtaaacaaacTTATTACTAAGTATActataaaatataatttttactcTAAATTGTTATCCATTGAGTATCCATAGGTAATAAAAACTAAACCGATAAgtttcgggaccccgaaccccAAAACTGTGGGTGAGAGCTTATCCCCAAAACTGAATCTGCTAGACCTAAAACTCGCGGATATATATCTGATCTAAAACCGAACCATTGGCATCCCTACTAGCAAATGTCCAGGGTTTGTGAAGTGATGGCGAGCGAGATTCCACCATTGCGGTGTTGCAAAAGAGCCAAGGTCCTAATTACATCAAACTCTTGGGGTAGTGCACCCAGCCACCCATGATCACATCCCTGGCACCATGGGCGGAGCTAGGGGTATGCCCCTGTATTCCTTGGCATACCCAAGATTTGGAAGGAAATACTAGTAAAGATATATAGAtgcatctccaagagtctttCTAAAACACACTatctaaattatcatttgaaGAGCCTTCTACATCAAAGATGTTTTCTATATGTTTTCACTCTCCAACAGCTTTTATATATCTTGTGTACACTCTAGAAAGCCATTTTCGTTATCTATCTTTAGTTAGCAAGAAATACAGAACAGGGGATGGCTATATTTGGATAACCACTTAGTGAAACTATTGTAGGGtatttttccatcaaaatctGTATTCCTAGCAATGAGAGGAAAGATATAGAGAGTCTCTTGGATTTCCTCTTATACTGTCAAATATGGTTCATTGGCTCAATACACCAAAGCTCACGAACCAAGCCTAGAAATGCAGAAACTTACGTCCCTCATGTGATCTCAATACTGTGGAGTACCGCTCGTGTCCTGCTATGCGAGTCGCGTCCAGTCGGTGCTCAGTGCTCGACGGGACGGTGGCTCTCCGCTCGGATGCTCCCCCACTCTGGTGATCGGCAACCGGAGACCTGACGGCCTCGCGACCTCATGTCCTCGCCCACATGGGCCATGGCTTGCGTCCTCTCCTGCTAGAGCGAGTTGCGAAGAATAGAAGGTGCCTACCACCAGCCCACCGGGCACCGGCGGCCAAGACAACGACGTCCAAGGCCCTCCTCTGACCGGTGGCCCTCTCGGACCACTGTTCTGTAATAttgtttaattattcatgtttagAACTTAAATTTTGATTACTATTATGGATTTGTTATGATCATTATAACTTATCGTCCATTATATTGtctatttgctttgaaacttggCATACCCAGCCGCAAATTcttggctccgccactgcctggCACGCATTCCGCGGGCCTAAGATGTAGCGAGGCAGCTACATGGGAACGTTGTACAGAGCATACGGACGAGGATCACCAAATATTTGTTTGCTTCTAATTTTACTAGTAGAGATGTATGTGCCACAAGCACATGTTTAAAGttaaattatttaaaaataattggaTTGCATCCAACTGTACTAAAAAAATCTAATTTGTTGCTTGATAGAATAACCAATTATATTTGCTATCTAAAAATCTAAAAGTGAAGCAATAATTAATATCTATATGTAAGACAACCCTTGATTAAATATGGAAGCATATTATCTAAAAAAAGTAGGGTCAAATTTGATTAGTAAAATAACTGGATGCTGGTGCCGACCACCGCAATGTGCAACGTTAGAAGGGGCAGGGAGAATGGGGGAACGCCGGCGGCCAGGGTAACACGGACGATGTGGGACGCCGGTGATCTAAGACATGATTTCAATACCCCGAACAACACCTCATGGCTAACCTGCAACATCTAATACTAAATCAAATCAGTTTCTAATGGACGGCATCACCACGTATTTCATGAGCCGCATATGCAGCACCAGGTCAGGAACGATGGGGTGAGGCTAGGTGGACTCGCTGCCACTCACCTTGATCGGTTGATGCAGCGGTCACGTCATCCCTGGCCGGAATATGATGCAGTTGCTCAGCGCAGGGAGTGTCGTGGGCTCGGGGTCCGATCGCAGGTCAGGTGGGCGGAGGGACGTagggcagaggcggcggcagattttttttttcggaGGGAACgtcgggcggaggcggcggaaaATACAGAATGTGCAAATAATATTTGGAAGCCTTCGACTCTCAAAGGAAAAATAGGGCATGTACACCAGGTGGGTATGTTATGTAGAAGGTTTTGGTGAAAACAGTTTCAGATTTTAGTGGTTTGTGGTAATAGTTTGTTGGATGAAACCAATCTCCCCATGCCATAGGCTTGGCATGTATTTAAattttcttccaaaaataatacacatctttctttttcttccataatgttaattattatccttccaaaataaACAATGACTTGAATTATGAGTGAATGAATGTGAAAGGGAAAGTAAAGTGTGTCCCAAAGGAAAATAATACACGGTTACCAGAGGTGGGTCAGAGCCGCTCTTAACTGTGAGCAAGGCagatatatcagttttcactctgcagaggttgcacactttcaccacaagtcgcgtaaaagtttaaaaaaactttgaacccaacgATGCTGTGCTAGCCAGGCACAATActacacttccttaggtgtgattgcatagagacactacgaggcctttacaaagactcccTAACTAGTAGTAGCCCGCTAAGGTTTCAGCCACTAGGCGAGTGCACCCTCCCCCAAAGCGAGTGTACCCCGTAGGCGTACCAACCCGTTTGGCAGGCCGAGTACCCCTCTTAAACTTAGTCCCCCCTCTTGCGCCTTTCGGTAAGCTACTAACAAGCTagagaaatctaattaatcagccaagaatttgctggtgtaaaaagtattaggattttggtggaaaaCATTGACGAAACCAAATTTTCCCTccctttcgtcaaaccttttggcctgacaagtAGGGGCCTCTGTTAGGGGCAAGGTGCGTGGGTCTAATTTTGTTGAGAAAGGGTTTCAATTGTTCCATTTTTATATAGATATACTAGTGGAGATTTCAGTGGTTTGTGGtaatgtttgttggacgaaacCAATCTCCCCATGCCACAGGCTTGGCATGTATTTAattttccttccaaaaataatatacatctttctttttcttccataaataataatgtcaattattattcttccaaaataaataatgaCTTGAATTATGAGTGAATGCATGTGAAAGGGAAACTAACATGTGTTCCAAAGGAAAGTAATACACGGGTACCAGAGGTGGGTATAAGAATTTGCTAGTGTAAAAGGTATTAGGATTTTGGTGAAAAACATTGACGAAACCAATCTCCCCCTccctttcgtcaaaccttttggcctgacaagtAGGGGCATATGTGAGGGGCAAGGTGGGTCAATCTTGTTGAGAAAGGGTTTCAATTGTTCCATTTTTATATAGATATACTAGTGGATATGTACGTGTCACAGACACATTTAATTTCCCGTCCGTCAAGCAATGATGTCGTTTAATAATAcacgtctttctttttcttgcataaacaatgatgtcaattattatcctttcaAAACTAATAATGATACAAATTATGGGTGGATGTAGGTGCAAAGGAAAGTAAAGTGTGTGTCAAAGGAAAGTAATATGCGGGTATAAGATGTGGGAGTAGAAAACTACTGGTGGAAAATATTGACAAAACCAATCTCTCCCTCCCTTTCGTCAAACATTTTGGCCTAACGAGTGGGGCCTCCGTGAGGGATAAGGTAGGCCTAATCATGATGAGAAAGGATTTCAATTGTTTTTACTTTTATAGATAGATTTATAgatactctaaaaaaatagttaTAGGATGGTTCACCTTTGGTGATACCCTCGGACTCATCTATAACGAGTCAGCTCGGAGTCGCCGATGGTTTAGTCCCAGCAGAGTCTGTCACCGAACCAGTCGTTGTCTCCTCCATTCTGATCTGCAACTCAACTCAATTCTCAACTCCCTGATCCCTATAACAGGCCAAATCATCGAAGTTCTACCCTTAGGAATACAAAGATGAAGAGGACCTTGGGACGCCCTAGCTGAGTTAGTTAGCCTTACAAGACTCGTTGTACATGTATAGATACAACTCAAGAGACTAATAATACAAATCAAAATTGATCCAATTCCTCTCTACATTTAGTTCATCACACTGTTGTCACCTGTAAACTTTTTTTTGGTTAGCCTGTGAACCTATTAGGTTTCGGAAACAATTAGATAGGATATTCAGGTGTGATAGGTTGTGTTGAGTTGTGTGATAAAGATGACGAAAATAATGCATTACATCACCGAGATTGTGTGGGTGCGGTCTTCTCATCTCTAAACATTGATGTGAACAATCTATCTAGTAGTAACCAGATTAACATTGCTTTTTTGTCTTTGTTTTTGCAACTTCTAGAGACCGGGATCAGGCCATCAGGATATTGTGGCGTTTTCCCCTGTTGTGTGCGAAACTCAACAGAGAGAGCTTATTTTGTTCAGACATGGATCAGGCTACTGTTCACTCGGATATTGTTCTCAgtctggcaggcgggcccggcaGACACTAAAACCCGCCCCCACGCGTCAGTCATTTGATAATAACGAGTTTCTTCTTGATAGCTTCTTGGCAATTAGCTAATGAGGTCTGTATCTGTTTAAAAATGAGAGATTTCAACTATGGAACTGTGTCTTCTTGGCACTTAGCTCATCAAGATTGACATATGGAACTGTGTCTTGACACTTTCAATAATAACTTCAAAAATAGATAGAGATTTCAACTATTGCAATTACAAGTAGTGGAGATTTCATCGAATTGAATCCAAATTTATTTTGCTAACTAGCTGACGAATGCACCACATGATCCGGGACTCCTTCTCGAGGCTCGTCACGGTGACGTCGCACCGGACGACGATcccgtcgccggcgccctccccgcgccgcagcgccgccctcAGCTCCTCCACCGTGGCCACGTCCATGGCGCCGGAGCTGCACAAGCTGCCGCGGAAGCGGTGCGGCCCCACGGCCGTGCAGAACGCCCGgttcccgccgtcgccgtcgagggCGATGCTCACCCTGTACGCGGCGGTCACGTCCGACGGCGTGGCGGGGATCAGACTCCACCAGGGGTCGCGGCGGGACCAGAGAATAAGGTCGACGGAGACGcggccggcgtcgtcgtcggaAGCAGCGAGGACGCCCCTGGGGTAGAAGTGGAGCCGCCACTCGTGGCCGCCGACGCGGAACAGTGCCGTCTCGATGCGCTgcccggcgagcgccgccgcgtcgacCGCGGAGTAGCGGTCGATCCGGTGCAGGTGCGTGCCAGTGTGCTGCCGCAGGCGGGTGGAGGAGAAGGAGACCGCCTCCTGGGCGCCCCGCCACGCGGCGCGGAGCATCCGCAGCGTCGCcggcaacgacgacgacgacgccatgGCAGGCAGGCCgaagggaggaggagctcgATCCCGAGCAGATGGATCTTGATGAGTTGGCCCGCGGGTACACTTTTTATATTTCGAAACAACGTGCCGTTTGAGGCGAGGACTCTGCGTACATGCAATTGGAAGCTCCCGCAGTAGGATGTTCATCTGGCAATGgaactttcctttttttttgttaactgATGAAAAGATTTACCTGCATGCGAACATCAACATTCACACATTCAGGAAATTCCTCTGAGACCCAAATCACCGACTGACATGATGAGAATTTAATTTTAACTCCATCCGTTCTTTAAGCACGTGCTACGTTGATCTATTTTGCACACTTATCTAAGCTCATGATGACGTGGCATGTGTTTCGGTAGCAAAGTTGTAACATGATGATGAGGTTGTTTGTTCTAATCATCTATAGACGGTCAAATGGGCCATGTCAGATGGGCTACACGGAAAACAACACTAAAAACACGATGATCCGACACGGTGGGCTTAGTTCCAGTGCCAGCACGGCACGACCATAGTATAGGGCATGGACTAAAATCCTAGCATGCAGTGCTGGCACGAGCATAACACAATTAATGGCCAGCACGGTACTGGCACAGGTCCAGTCCACAACCACTCATATATATACCTCCCACCTCATTCAAACCATAGTCTCTCAAAACCCTCTCCTACTGCCAGCCACCGTCGTGGTCTCCCAGCCCCTTGCCTTGGCCGCCGGAGTCGCAGCCTCCCTGCGCCCGTCGCCCCCTTGACCTTCAGTGATGGTGACGTAGTGGCAGTGGAGTTCGTCGGGCAgcgggccggcacggcacgactaACCCCTAGCGGTGTTGTGCTTGGGCCAAGGAGCTGGCACCACACGGCACGACTAAAGCTTAGTGCTGAGTAGTGTCGTTTTACCAAATAGTGTTAGTGCCGGGTCAGGCTGCACGTTTGgccatcatcatcatgttcaggAAACCATCGACTAGAGGGGACACCTAGTGTGCGATCGCGTGCTATGATGAGTCCGCGGCGAACGCGTGCTGCAATCTACTACTAGCGCACGAACCCAGCAATTAGCTACCGGTGCATATAAATCAATTGGAGCGTGTGCACAGGCAACAGATGATGTTCTCATTTCCCTTGTCTAGCATTGATTATTATTGTTTCTCTTATCTAGCTTCTGTAGCAATTCggcagattttttttccttttccctttccCTTCCCATTCGGGACAGTGGGTGTGTGAGAGATAATATGGGCGGGGGATTGCTTTCACACCTATATGGATGTAGAACTTAAAAAATGTTTTCATATATCATTTTAACTATTTGAAAAAGAATAATCGGCAAAAAGAAACATTAAAATTAGCTTCATGAGTTTTAATAAAAATGTAAAACTCTATACGATATGTATTATAATATTTTCAGATTCAAATATATAACCGCTTTAAATTGACAAAACAGTTCAAATACATATGGGTGAGGTATTAAAAAACATTCTACATCCCGATTTTTCAAAGTCACATGTCAAGACCTTGGTGCATATCAAACTTTCAAGTAACACTGTAAAATCTTTGTAATTGGAAGTGAAAGAGTTTTATACTATATATCCAAAACTTTCTACATCCCTAGCTTTCAATGTGCTACATATCCAACTTTCAAGTCCCATGTCAACCAGTGCACGTATaataaaaaaactttcaaaTAATATGTTCAAATGTTTGTATATATCAAATTTTCAAGTAACATTTTAAAGTATTTGCAATTGGAagtaaaaatctttcaaaatatATTTCAAACTTCATATATCTCTAGCATTGAAAGTTCTTACGTCTCCAACTTTCAAATCACATGTCGAAAACTTTGTACCCATAGTTCAAAAAATTTAAAATCATATATCAAAAACTAAGGTTGCTAAATGCACCTAGATGAGCCTAGAATAGCACTTTGTCGAACACTAACCAAAACTTTATACATATCAACTTTTAAGCAATATTCTAAAATCTTTGTAACTGGAGAAGAAAAACTTTCTACATCTCCAATTATAAAATTTACACATGTTAAAAACATTGTGTTCCAAATTTATGAACTTCATACTTTAAATTTAGGAACTTCGAAGCCATTAGTCAAAAACTTGTTAAAAATGCTAACTCAAAACTTTGCACTCCAAAATTCAAGAACTTACATTTCAAACATTGTTTTATGAATATACAAAAACTTTATAATTTCAAACTTTACACTACAAATAATAAAAACTTTCTTTTGAAATTGTAGATCCATATAGGCTAGTTTCACCCTAAGAATGTAAAAAACTTTCGTATGCCTCAACCAAATTTGCCTTTAAATTCTGAAATCCAAGAGCTCTATAGGCCTAGATAATATAATTACAACTAAAATCTAACAACTAAAAAAACTCAGTGACCAAAAGGTATTGTCGAATGTTAATTTTATTAACTTTGGAATGACATATTCAAAACTTTACACTTGATTTTGTGAAACTTTCAAACCACATACCAAATACTTTATACCCCGAACTTTCATGTTACATATTTCAAACCTTCCTATTTATGGATAAAATATTTGAAATGTGCTAATTAAAATAAAGTATTTCCTACTTTCAAGATATATGTAGGAGACTTTGTAATTGAAATGGAGAAACTTTGACTTTTAATGCTACATAACAAAAAGTGTAGGAATACCAATTTGGTCTATCACTGTTACATATTTGCTGCCAGTTATTAAGCGCTAATGTTCACTGTTAATTCGGCTCCTTGTGGTAGAACCCATCTGAGCACAGCTAATAAGCTTAGATGTTTGCATATTCGCACATAATTATTATTCTCAATGGTGAGCAACAtgcatcactactacaaaatctaTCATTGCAAACGCTCGGATCCTTATTCTCATGTGTCAAGAAAATGCAAGCAGGGAAAATCACCTAGCTTTTTATTACTGTATATCGAGTGTGCATATTGTCTAGCCAACACATACGAATTATCTAATAAAGTTTGCCACTAAATGACAAAATTGACTAGATACCATGTCATCTCGAGCTTATCTCAAATTACCACTTTACACACACTTTAACATAGAGCAACATATATAATGTGAACCAAACGCATAAAAGTGGACCAAACGTCATTGTCACTCATGTATTAAGAAAGCAAACCAGAAAAGTGGCACTTTTTTCTTCTAATTTGTTTTGCCAACACAATCACATGTCACACAAGCCAATAAAACTGACCGCTAAATGTTGAAATTGACAAGATATCTTGTCATCTCTAGCTTATCCAGCAAAAGGTAGAATATTGCTAGACCTACATGAGAGATcatgcctataaataggcctcaaATCAGAAGTTAATCCATCACCTATATCTCAAAGACAACATAGCAACATACAAAGTGAAACACACTAGCAACCTCATAGCAGCAATGGCCACCAAGATACTTGCCCTCTTTGCAGTCCTTGCTCTTTCAGTGAGTGCAGCCAAAGCGGTCTTTATCCCACAATGGTCACTAGCTTCTACCGCTGCAACTATTCCACAGTACATCCCATCAGTAACAGCTACGGGGTTTGAAAATCCAATTGCGCAATCCTACAGGCTACAGCAAGCGTTCGCATCAAGCATCATATCATCAGCCTTATGGCAGCAGCAATCCTCAGCCCATTTGGCAGTACAAAGCATTGTGGCACAGCAACAACTGCAACAGCTTTCACCAGCATTTAATCAACTAGCCATCACAAATCCCGCTGCCAACTCGCAACAACAGCAGCTTTTCCAAGCACTCAACCAACTGGCTGTTGCTAACACTGCTGCCTACTCGCAGCAACAGGTGTCTTCATTCAACCAACTAGTTGTTGCAAACCCTGCCGCCATTTTGCAGCAGCAATTGCAAACGTTGAACCCACTGACTGCAGTAAATCCCACCGCCTTcttgcaacaacaacaacaacaacaacagctgCAGCAATTGAACCAACTAGTTGTGGCCTTGTTGCAACAACAGCAACTGCTGCAATTGAACCAACTGGCTGCGACAAACCCTGCCACATACTGGCAGCAACCCATCGTTGCCAATTCTATTTTCTAGATTGCTTATGAGTTCTACTTCAACAATAAAGTTTACATGCGGACATTTATAACTTCCAGAAATAATATAAGTATTGACTGAGATTACCATATCATATATGCATCCAATTGAGCTTGATGAATGTTTGTGCTGCACAGTTGGGGATACTAATACTAAATTATGACCACACATACATATATCATGAAGTTGGTAGGTAGCCCGAACATATATACTTCACTAGATCTTGTAGCCACGTTGTAGGTGCATAATGATATATTTTTAAAGCATTGCCATAGATATTATTAATTATTATACTGAAAAAACATTATAAGAATATGAATCATATTAAATATTGTGGAACACTACCAATTTTCATTAACATAATTTCTATTTAAAAGAAGTCACCACTATGCTTTCAATGCCAAGAAAATTCTATATTGAAAAATATTAAACATGATTTTACTGTATCTAACAGATTCAATATATATCGGTTGAAAACTGACTTCAGTCCCGGTTCTGCAACAGGTGCTAGCAAAGTGAAACCAAAAGTATATGTCTTTGCCACCGTAATCACCCGGTGCCTAAGACTTCCTTTGCTACCGATTGGAATACCAACCGGTATCAAGGGCCCCTATGCTGTTCCGTCGCATCCTCTTCCGTTCCCTCGCATCCTCTCCCGTTCCCTCGCATCATCTCCCGTTC
This genomic interval from Panicum virgatum strain AP13 chromosome 8K, P.virgatum_v5, whole genome shotgun sequence contains the following:
- the LOC120645900 gene encoding uncharacterized protein LOC120645900; amino-acid sequence: MASSSSLPATLRMLRAAWRGAQEAVSFSSTRLRQHTGTHLHRIDRYSAVDAAALAGQRIETALFRVGGHEWRLHFYPRGVLAASDDDAGRVSVDLILWSRRDPWWSLIPATPSDVTAAYRVSIALDGDGGNRAFCTAVGPHRFRGSLCSSGAMDVATVEELRAALRRGEGAGDGIVVRCDVTVTSLEKESRIMWCIRQLVSKINLDSIR
- the LOC120646388 gene encoding kafirin PSKR2-like, with amino-acid sequence MATKILALFAVLALSVSAAKAVFIPQWSLASTAATIPQYIPSVTATGFENPIAQSYRLQQAFASSIISSALWQQQSSAHLAVQSIVAQQQLQQLSPAFNQLAITNPAANSQQQQLFQALNQLAVANTAAYSQQQVSSFNQLVVANPAAILQQQLQTLNPLTAVNPTAFLQQQQQQQQLQQLNQLVVALLQQQQLLQLNQLAATNPATYWQQPIVANSIF